Part of the Moorella sp. E308F genome, TTCCAGTAAATATACGGCCTGTTGTTCTTCTAGCAGCAGGGCCATGACCAGGGGCTGGACAATATCGCAGTTCTGCACCTTGCGGACAAAAGTACCTTCACCGGGTTTTACCTCCAGCACGCCCATAGTAGTCAGGGCGCGAATGGCCTCCCGGACAGATGCCCGGCTAACGCCCAGTTTCTCCGACAGCTCCCGTTCCGAGTAAAAGCGTTCCCCAGGCATCAGCTTGCCTTCACTGAGGGATTTTTTTACCTGCTCGACGATTTCTTCATAAATCTTTTTCGTTTTGATAGGCTGCAGATCCATCGGCCTTACCTCGAGGTTCTTTTTAGATTATTATTGCATTATTTCGGGCCGATGGCAATCGGTTATTTTCCCCGAACATCTGCGCCGGGCTCTGGAAGCGCTCCTGGATATTGGCCGACATATTATAGCTAAAAAAGGATTGGGACGGCCGGAAGATTATAAAAGCATCATTATCTTGTTGGGAAAAAAACGGTGTGATCCTCATGGGATTTATGCTAAAGTTCCAAGGCATGGCTGCCTATCGTAATCGCCTGGTGCACGGTTATGCCGATATTACTGCTGAAGAAATCTATAATCTCCTTGAAAGATAAGCTGGGTGATTTTGCGGAATTTGTGAACCACATACTTGACTACCTGAACAAAGATAACGTAGTTCAGAAAGGTGGGATCGATGATGACGCCAAAGATTGCTTCCGAACTCCATCCCCAGGCAATTAATTGGGAAACTTACAAAGAAGTATTCCCTGAGAAAATGTAGTTAATTGGAGGCTTCCTTTGTGGCGGTCCCTCAGATCATGATGCCAGGGAGAAACTTTTATGGGCACTCTTGATTAATGTTGGCCTGGAGCGAGTGGTAAAGCTGGCGCCAAAGGAAAAATGGGAAGCAGTCCTACGGGAGATGACCCGTCATGCCTGGTAGCATTGCCGCCCGGCTGGCGTCGGCTGTCATAGTCTGCCTGACCGCCGCTTTACAAGGAATCCCACTCTCATCTTGGCGAAGTCAATCTATCGTTACCCCTGGGCAGGTGCTTAATCACCTATTATCTCATACACCAGCGGCTGGGGGACCGGCGGCTCTGGTGCCAGGGTATAGGCCGCCAGGAATCTCTCCCGGGCCGCCTCCAGGTTCAACCGGTCGTTGACGTGGAAGACAGCCAGGAGCTCGCCGGCGCTAACATAATCTCCCCGGCGTTTTTTGAGCTCAATACCAACAGCCAGGTCTATAGGGCTTTCCTTGGTGACCCGCCCGGCTCCCAGGAGCATGGCCGCCTCGCCCACCAGGCGGGCCTGGACGGCGCTGATGTAACCGCCGGCCGGGGAGGATATAGTTACCTGTTCCCCGGCTTGCGGCAGGAGTTGCGGATTGTCTACCACCTCCGGGTCGCCGCCCTGGGCGACGATAAACTGCCGGAATTTGGCCAGCGCACCACCGGCGTTTAGGAGATCTTCCAGACGCCGGCGGGCCTCGCCTTCGCTGCCGGCCGCACCGGCAAGCAAAAGCATCTGGCTGCCCAGGGTAAGGCAGACCTCCCGCAGTTCTTTTGGCCCGCCGTCGTGGAGGACCGCTAAAGCCTCCTTTACCTCCAGGGCGTTGCCCACCATCATTCCCAGAGGTTCGTCCATATTGGTAATAACCGCCACCGTACGCCGGCCCACCTCCCGACCCAGGGCCACCATGGTCCGGGCCAGTTCTCGGGCCGAAGCCAGGTCGGGCATAAAGGCCCCGCTGCCAACCTTAACATCGAGAACTATGGCATCGGCACCAGCGGCGATTTTTTTGCTCATGACGCTGCTGGCGATGAGGGGGATGCTTTCCACCGTGGCCGTAACATCCCGCAGGGCATAGAGCTTGCCGTCAGCCGGCACCAGGTTACCTGTCTGGGCGGTGATGGCCAGCCCGATTTCCTTCACCTGCCGGACCATATCCTCCCTGGATAGCTGCACTCGGAAGCCGGGAATGGCCTCCAGCTTGTCAATGGTGCCGCCGGTGTGGCCCAGGCCGCGGCCGGACATCTTGACCACCGGTACCCCGGCTGCCGCTACCAATGGCGCCAGGACCAGGGTTGTGGTATCGGCTACGCCGCCGGTGCTGTGCTTGTCGACCTTGACACCGGGGATGGAACTCCAATCAATTCTCTCCCCCGAGGCTACCATGGCCCGGGTCAGGGCGGCCGTCTCATCCTGGTTCAGGCCGCGGAAGTAGACAGCCATAAGAAAGGCCGCTATCTGGTAATCGGGAATCGTACCGGCCGTATAACCCTGAATCATGGCCTCAATTTCTGCCGGTGTCAGGGCCTGGCCCTCCCGCTTGCGGCGGATTAAGTCAAGCATCTGCATAATTATATAAACCTCCCGCAAACAATCGATTTTTTCTCACCCGCCGGCAACAAAAAAGCCCCTCAAAAACTGCTGGCGGCCCGCCAGGTGGAAATACAAGGAAATACTCTTGCAAGCATTATACCTCGCCGGTTTATCCGGGGCAAGAGTAGCTCCTCATCTAAAACTAAAGGTCATATCCCCAGGTATAACCTGGAAGATATGACCTTTTTGTTATCCATTATGGTCCCACCCAAGATTAAATGCCTTTTTGTTAACCTCCAAAAACCGAGCCGGCACCGAAGCGGCCAGGGCTTCTTCCCAGGCCTCCCGGCCGATGGGCAGCTGCCTGGCCAGGGCGCCCATGAGGACCATATTGACGGCCTTCACGTTCCCGGCCTGGCGGGCCAGCTCCAGGGCGTCGATGACCAGCATGTTTTTAACCAGCTTTTCCATCTCAGCCACCAACCCGGCCGGGTAAGCCGCCGCTCCAGTAAGGACGGGTAAAGGCGGGAGTTCTTGATTATTCACGATGAGCTGCCCCCCGTCCTTCAGGTAGTAGAGCCAGCGCCGGGCCTCCAGCTTTTCAAAGGCCACCAGGAAGTCAGCCGTACCGGGAGCCATCACGGGAGAATATACCCGGGGACCGAAACGGACCTGGGTCACTACGCTGCCGCCCCTCTGGGCCATACCGTGGATGTCGGAAACCTTGACCTCGCCCCCCAAGGAAACCGCCGCCCGGGACAGGACGCGGCCGGCAAGGATCGTCCCCTGGCCGCCGACGCCGACCAGCAGTACATTAACCACGCCATTATTCATTACCTTCACCTGCTTTCCTTATAGCCTCTGCCGGGCAAACCTGAGTGCAGAGGCCACAGCCGTTGCACTGGATCGGGTCAATGACGGCCTGCTCCCCGTTGAAGGATAGGGCCGGGCAGCCCAGTTCCAGGCAGTAACGGCAGCCCAGGCAGTTTTCCTTATCTACTATATAAACTGCTTCTTTCTCTTTATGCAAAAGGGCGCAGGGACGGCGGGCAATAATTACCGAAGGTCCGGCTGCCGCCGTTTCTTCGCGGATAGCCCTTTCAACCGCCTCCAGATCGTAGCTATCGACCACCTGCACCCGCTGCACCCCCAGGGCCCGGGCGATTTGCTCCAGATCGGCCTTGGGAGCCTGCCGGTGGGCGGCGGTATAACCGGTACCGGGGTGATCCTGGTGCCCCGTCATGGCCGTGGTGCCATTGTCTAAAATAATCAAGGTGCCGTTGCTGCCGTTATAAACCATGTCCAGGAGGCCGGTCATACCTGAGTGCAGGAAGGTGGAATCGCCGATAACCCCTACCACCCGGCGGGCAAACTCCGGACCCCTGGCCTTCTCCATGCCCATGGCCACACCCAGGCTGGCCCCCATGCAGATACAGGTATCCATGGCCTGCAGGGGCGGCGTCGCCCCCAGGGTGTAGCAGCCGATGTCGCCAGCTACCACCAGCCCGAGTTTCTTCAGGACGTAAAAGACGCCGCGGTGGGGACAGCCGGGGCACATGAGGGGCGGGCGGCCGGGAAGTTCTGCAGCTGCCTTCGCCGCCGCTTCCGGGGCTCTTGCTGGCTGGGCCAGTGCCGGCGAAACCAGTTCCGGGGCCAGGGCTGCTACCCGAGAACCCACGGTGTGGGCGACGATAGCGCTGCTCAATTCATCTACCCTTGGCACCAGTTCCTTGCCAGCTACGGGCAGGCCCCAGGCGCGGATTTGATCTTCAAGGAAGGGTTCCAGCTCTTCCACCACATAACAGGTCTCAACAGCATTGACAAAATCGCGGATCAACTTCTCCGGCAGGGGATAAGTCAACCCCAGCTTCAGTACCGAAACCCCGGGCAGGGCTTCCTTAACGTACTGGTAGGCAATACCGCTACTAATAACACCCACGCGCCGGTCGGCCCATTCCACCCGGTTCAGGGGTGTAGTCTCCGCATAGGCCGCCAGTTTGAGACGCCTTTCTTCCACCACCAGGTGGCGTGCCCTGCCGTAGGCCGGCAGCATGACATATTTGGAAGGTTGCTTTAGATAATCTTTCAGGGGCACTTCCCGGCGTTCGCCCAGCTCCACCAGGCTGTAAGAATGGGCAATACGGGTGGTCAGACGTAAAATTACCGGGGTATCAAATTCTTCACTTAAGCTAAAAGCGAGCATAGTCATATCCTTAACTTCCTGGCTGTCGGCCGGCTCCAGGCAGGGTATCTGGGCTATACGGGCGTAAAAACGGTTGTCCTGCTCGTTCTGGGAGCTAAAAAGGCCGGGGTCATCGGCCGACACCAGCACCAGACCGGCATTGACACCGGTATAGGCCAGGGTCATCAGCGGATCGGCGGCGACGTTAACGCCAACGTGCTTCATGGCCGCCAGGGCCCTGGCACCCCCGATGGCCGCGCCAATGGCGACCTCCAGGGCTACTTTCTCGTTCGGGGACCACTCTGCATATACTTCCGGGTACCCGGCCAGGGCTTCGATTATTTCCGTGCTCGGTGTCCCCGGGTAAGCAGCGGCTACCCGCAGCCCTGCTTCCCAGGCGCCCCTGGCCAGGGCATGATTACCAATCAATAATTCCCGCACACTTTCACCTCTCCCACCTTCAGGCCCATTGTGAGTAATGCGGGCCGCAATACTTTTATTCTAACTTAATAACCGCCCTGAGTCACTACCCGGCCTTAAAAGAAACCCCGGGACGTGACCAGAATAAAATAAAAACCCGTTTCTACGGGTTTTCTAGCTAACGGTTCCCTGGCCGGTGCTTGATATTTATTTATTTCGACCGCAAGTCAATCACCCGCCGGGCCTTGCCTTCGCTGCGGGGAATGCTGTGGGGCTCCACCAGGCGCACCCGCGCCTTTAGCTGTAGTACTGTATGCAGGCGCTCGGCAACTTTTTCTTCCAGTTCCTCCAGCTGCCGATAGCGATCGCTGAAAAACTCCGGGTCTACTTCTACCTGAATTTCCAGCTCATCCAGGTAATTGCGCCGACTGACTATAAGCTGGTAGTGGGGAGCTACTCCTTCAATTTCCATGAGGACGCTCTCCACCTGGGAGGGAAAGACGTTGACCCCCCGGATAATGAGCATATCATCGGTGCGGCCGGTAATTTTGGCCAGGCGCGCCGTGGTACGACCGCAGCGGCAGGGTTCAAAATTTAAACAAGATATATCCCGGGTGCGGTAACGCAGCACCGGCAGGGCTTCCTTGGTCAGGGTAGTAATAACCACCTCGCCCTTGACTCCCGGCGGACAGGGTTCCCCGGTAACCGGGTCAAGGATCTCCACCAGGAAGTGGTCTTCGGCCACGTGCTGGCCGTCCTGGTACTCGCACTCGCCGGAGACGCCCGGTCCCATGACTTCCGACAGGCCGTAGTTATCTGTGGCCAGCATCCCCCAGCGCCGCTCGATTTCTTTGAGCATTTCCCGGCTGGAGGCCTCGCCGCCAAACAGGCCCAGCCGCACGGGGAGTTCCCGCGGGTCCACACCTTCTTCTTCCGCCACCTCAGCCAGGTGCAGGACATAGGACGGCGTGCCCACCAGGACGGTGGTACCAAAGTCCCGCATTAACATAATATGCCGTTTGGAGTTGCCGGCTGAAGCCGGTACCACCGTGGCTCCTACCCGTTCCAGGCCGTAGTGCAGGCCAAAACCGCCGGTGAAAAGGCCGTAGCCGAACACAACCTGAACGACATCGTCAGCAGTGACGCCGGCGAGAGTCACCATCCGCGCCACCAGGTCCGTCCAGATTTCCAGGTCGCGGCGGGTATAGCCCACTACAATGGGCTTCCCGGTGGTGCCGGAAGAAGCATGGAGGCGGACCACTTCCCTCAGGGGCACAGCAAAGAGGCCATAGGGATAATTCTGGCGAAAATCCTCCTTGGTAGTCATAGGCAGCAGGCGGACATCCGCCAGGGTGCGGATATCCGATGGCCGGATACCTTTAGCATCCATAGCCTGGCGGTAAAAAGGCACCCGCTCGTAGACCCTGGCTACCGTTTCCTGGAGCCGGGCCAACTGCAAAGCCTCCATCTCCGCCCGAGAACGACACTCATTTGCCAAATCCCAGATCATCAGACACCAGTCCTTTAGTTGTTACTGTACTCACCCTGCCGGGGCCGAAAACCCTGGCTAAATGCTCCCGGGAAAAGGTCGGGGTCACAAGGCTCACCACGGGTACCACACCCAGGGGAATAAGCATCGCCAGGGAGCCAATGGTGGGGATGATGCCGCCGTCAAGGTGGTAATAAAAAGCTAACCCTAGTGATATAATAAGTCCGCTCAAAAGTCCCGCCCAGGCTCCGGCTTTAGTGGTACGGGGCCAGTACAGGCCGTACAGGTAGGGTGCCAGAAAGGCGCCGGACACCGTACCCCAGGACAGGGACATGAGGACCAGGATAATAGTGGGTTTTAAGGCAATGTATACCGACAACCCGATAAAAAAGACGCACAAAAAACGCAGCAGGGCCATGACAGCGCGCCGGGGAACTTGGGGCGCCGCCCCCTGGACCAGGTCAATGGCCACGGCCGAACTGGAGACCAGCACGAGCGACGCCAGGGTAGACATGGAAGCCGCCAGCACCAGCATGAGCAGGAGCAACCCCACCCAGGCCGGCAAGTACTGGTCGATAATCTGGGGCATAATCAGGTCCGGGTTGGGCTGGCCATTAAGGAGCGGCATCTGGTTGTTAAAGAAAAGGCGGCCGAAGGCGCCGGTAAAGTAGGCGCCGGTGGCGATGATCAGGGCAAAAAAGGTCGAGACCACCGTCGCCGCCCGGATGGAACGTTCATCCTTTATGGCATAAAACTTCTGCACCATCTGGGGCAGGCCCCAGGGGCCAAGGCTGGTAAGGACTACCAGGGATAAAAGGGCAAACCAGTTGGGGCCCAGCGGGGAAACCAGACTGGGATTTATGGCTGCCAGGCGGCTGATGCCGGTGACCAGGCCACCCACCGGCGGCGCGATAATGACATAATATATAAGGATAAAGACGCCGGCAATCATAATCAAGCCCTGGATGAAATCAGTCAGGGTGACGGCGATATAACCACCCAGGACCAGGTAGACGGCCGTCAGGGCGGCCATAATGATGAGGGCGCTGGCAAAGTCAATCTGGAAGACCTGTTCAAAGAGGTAACTCAAACCCATATATACTGAGGCGGAATAGGGAACAAGGAAAATAAATATTAACAGCCCCCCTACCGTCCGCAGGGCCGGGCTCTCATAACGCGCTGCCAGGAACTCGGGCATGGTCATCGCATTCAGGCGCACCGTCATTTCCCGGGTCGGCCGCGCCAGGACCTTCCAGGCCAGGAAACTGCCGATAAAGGCGTTGCCGATGACGATCCATAAATCGGAGAGGCCGAAACCCCAGCCTACCTTACCGGCGTAGCCAATAAAAATAACGGCGGAGAAGTAGGTCGTCCCGTAGGCAAAGGCCGATATCCAGGGGCCCACGGTCCGGTTGCCCAGGAAAAATCCGCCGACATCCCGCGATTTCTTCAAGCTGTAAAAGCCGATAACGATAAGTGCTGCAAAATATAAGCCCAAAATAAAAAACTTCATCCTGCCTTCCTCCCGTCCTGCCTTGAAGTCTAATGGTTTTTTTATTCCACACCAAAGGACAGAATCCTGCCGGCCAGTTAAGTTTCTTGTGCTTTTACGCAGAAGGCATACGCCATCATTGATTACCATCCTGCATTGGCTTTTAGCATCTCAATTTCAATATGCTGGCGACCAAATTCTCCTGCTAAAACATTTAAACGCCTCTCCATTTTTTGATGTTGAGTTGTATTTTCGGCACGCAGGTTTGCTATCTCTTCTTTTACCGCCGCCATCTCCGTTTTCAACTCGACTACATCTGCTTTTACGGCTGCCATCTCCGTTTTCAACTCGGCTACATCTGCTTTTACGGCTGCCATCTCCGCCTTTAACTCGGCTACATCTGCCTTGAGCGATACTATTTCACCCTGAACTGCGCCCACTTCCTGTCTCAAATCTCTGACGGCATTAGCGGCCCATTGCATTTTTTCATTAAGACAATCAACGCCTTTCTCCAGCGCTGACAAGCGCCTTTCAAAGGCCTCTTCAAAAGCCTTTTGTCCTTCCATGCTGGCTTTAACCATCGCCTGGATATTTTCCAGCATCAAAAGGACTTTTTGTTCCTCCACCTTTTACCCCTCCCATAAAATCTTATCATGGCAGCTAAAGCCAGGCAAGAAAAAATGCACCCTGTCCTGGGTGCGAAGATATTATTTGCTTAATGCTGCCCGTACCTCCCGGGGACCTGGTAGTTCGAGGAGCCTCCGCACCAGTTCCCGGGCCTCGTGGTAAGCAATCTTATTTACAGCCTCTTTCATTGGTGGTATAAAAACAGGGCTCATGCTTATTTCATCCAGTCCAAGGCCAACAAGCAGGGGGGCGGCCTGAATTTCACTTGCCAGTTCACCGCACAAACCCACCCATTTGCCGTAACGGTGGGCCGCCTTAACGGTGACATCTATCAACCGCAGCACGGCAGGGTGACAGGCATCATACATCCCGGCCACCCTTTCATTACCCCGGTCTACCGCCAGGGTATACTGGGCAAGGTCGTTGGTGCCAATGCTAAAAAAGTCTACTTCCCGGGCCAGGACGTCCGCCATCAGGGCGGCTGCAGGAACCTCGATCATAATGCCTGTTTCTACGTGGCTAACGGTCAACCCGTTGGCCTCCAGTTCCATCCGGGCTTCTGCCATAATCTTTTTAGCCTGTCGTATCTCCTCCAGGGTGGTCACCATGGGGAACATAATCTTCAGGTTGCCGTAACTGGCAGCCCGGAGGAGGGCCTTCAACTGGGTCTTGAAAAGTTCTTGCCGGGTCAGACAAAGCCGCAACCCCCTTAAGCCCAGGAAGGGATTTTCTTCGTGGCCGGGGTTAAGATAGGGCAAGGGCTTATCGCCGCCAACATCCAGGGTGCGGACCACCACCGGTTTCCCCTGGAAGGCGGCCACTACCTCTTTGTATGCTTGCAATTGTTCTTCTTCTCCAGGCGGTTCCTCCCGGTTCATAAAGAGAAATTCGGTACGAAATAATCCCACGCCCCCGGCACCATGCTCCAGGGCGATTTTTACTTCCGCAGCGTTCCTGATATTAGCCGCCACTTCAATGTGCCGGCCATCCCTCGTCCTGGCCGGCCCGGCATATTTGCTATCGCGCCGGCCTGCTTCCAGTACCGCCTTTTTCTTTTTATATTCCTCTAAAAGCTCGCTGCCGGGGTTTAAGTAAACCACCCCGGCACTACCGTCGATAATGGCCAGTTCACCGTCTCTGACCCGGTTCATTAGCCCCTGAACACCCAGGACGGCAGGTATCCCCAGGGCCCTGGCCACAATTGCCGTATGACTGGTAGGCCCTCCTATCTCCGTGGCAATCCCGGCTACAGTATTCCGGGTAAAATTAGCCGTAAGGGAAGGAGTAAGTTCCCTGGCTACGACGATTGAACCTGCTTTCAGCTCCAGGGCCCGGCGTGACCCCACCGCAAGATTGTCCAGAAGCCTGGCGGCCACATCCCTGATGTCCGCAGCCCTTTCCCGGAACAGGTCGTCGTCCAGGACGGCAAAGCTGCTGGCTATGGCTTCGGCTATTTCCTCTACCGCCCGGGCGGCCTTTTTTTTCTCAACCTTAATTTTTTCCTTTACGCTGGCAATAAAAGTGGGATCGGTAAGCATCAGGATATGGGCGTTGAAAATGCCGGCCTCTGCCTCACCGATTTCTTGCCTTGTTCTGGCCGCCAGCTCTTCCAGGTCTCTTTTGGCCCGGCCAATGGCTTCTTCCAGCCGCGCCAGCTCGGCCTGGATTTCCTCCGGCCCATGTAAAAGCTGGCTATTGTCAGTTTCTTCTTCCCTGGATTTCAGTTCTATCAGATACACCGGCCCAATACCTATTCCCGGCGCAGCGGCAATTCCTTTCAACATACGGCCATCTCCTTTTAAGCATTAAGCAGTTACCCCGCTAGCTTGCTTCGCCCAGGCCTGCCTGCACCAGTTCCACCAGGGTAACCAGAGCCTGGTCGGCATCTTCCCCTTCGGCGCGGATAACCAGTTCGGTACCACATTTGGCTCCCAGTCCCATAACCGCTAGGATGCTTTTACCGTTTGCCTCTTTACCGTCACGCTGCAAGATAATGTCTGCTGTAAAGCCATTCGCCGCTTGGACGAATATTGCTGCCGGTCTGGCGTGTAAGCCGGAAGGATTCTTAAGGATAACCCTTGCCTCTGGCATAAAGTCATCTCCCTGTTCACGGCTTTTAATATCTCCCCAGTTCCGCCGCCGTCCGGTACATAGCCACAATGCTTTCCGGAGCTACATCCGGCCCGATATGGTTGGCGGGCGCCAGGATATAGCCGCCGCCGGGAGCCAGCTCCTGCAAGCGCTTTTTAACCTCTTCCACCGCTGCCTCCGGGCCGGAAGGCAGGGCCTGCTGGATGTCAATGCCGCCTATAAAAGCAATATCCTTACCAAATTCCTGCTTAACGGCCGCCAGGTCCATGCCTACACCCGGTTGTAAGGGGTGCAACAGTTCAATGCCGGCTTCAATATAGCTGGGTATGAAGGGAGTAATAAACCCGTCGCTGTGGGCCAGGACATAAGTACCGGGCGACTTGCTTTTTACTAAATCCACCAGCTTCATGTACCAGGGCTGGAAGTATTTTTTAAACAGGTCCGGGGAAATAATCGGGCCGGCCTGGGAGCCGTAATCGTCACCAGGCAGTTCCAGGATATCAATATATCCCCCTACTTCATCCAGGTATACTTCCATTAAACCATAAATCGTATTGCCGATGTGATCAACCAGGCACCGGGCCAGGGCTTCATCCAGCAACATGTCAACCATGAACTGTTCGGTGCCGCGTAATTGCCCTGCTTGCTCGAGGAAGCCATAAGAACAAACCGAACGAGCCACTACCGCCAAACCGGCCTCCTGATAGGCCCGCGCCCGTTTCCCGGTCCCGGGAGCAGGCCGGTAATCGCGGGGATCAGGCCAGGGATAGTTTTCAATGTCTTTAATTGTAGCTCCGGCCAGGGTCGGCTGGGCATGGGAAAACCCGTTTACCTTTTCTAAAGTAAGCCCCCAGCCGTTCACGGCTCTAGTACCATTCAGGCGTACCAGATCAGGTGTTGGTTGATAAACATAACGAAAATCTATCCCCAGGGCGGCCTGTACCCTTTCGTCCAGGTAGTTACCTGTCTTAAACCCATCCTGGCGAAACGGCGGCCAGTCACTGGGTAAATCTAGATATTCAAGGAGCCTACGGTAAGCGTGATCATGGATATTGTAAGCGCTACCGCCCAAAGCCAGAGGTACCCGGTCTGGTTCTTCGTGTTTTAAGGCTTTAATAACCCTTTCCCTGCTGTTCATACAGCTGCACTCCCCATATCTTCCGGCTTCATGGTAGAGATCCCTTCGCGGCTCCAGTCCTGAACCCGGTCAACTAAACTCGCCAATGTTGCCCCTTTGCGATGGATAAATAATTCCAGCAACATCGGCAGGTTAACACCAGTTACCACGGCCCTGTTGCTCGAAGTAACCATCTCCAGGGCTATATTAGCCGGGCTACCCCCTGCGACATCCACCAGGAGTAAAACTCCGTCACCTTGATCCAGCGCCGTAGCCAGTTCCCGGGCCTTTTCACGAAAGGCATCAATCTGGTCGCCTGGATTTAAGGCCAGGGCCCGGACCTGTTCCTGGGGACCTAAAAGCATTGTTACTACATCCAGTACAGCCTCGCCGAGTTTCCCATGAGTCAATAATAATATGCCAACCAAAACATAATCCTCCCAGTTGAAGTCGGATTGATGGGGCCTGGAGTTTGCCTCCAAGCCCCAGGTAAGATAAGTTAAAAGATTTTCAGTAAAGAACCAACGAAACCTACCACGATGGTAAAGCCAAGCAACTTCATAATCGACCAGTTGCGAAATTGATGCAGGTACCACACCAGCCCTACCCATAAAAGGGGTAAAAACTTGGGCATCATGCCGTCTAGGATGGATTGCAGGGTAGTCGCCTTTTGCTGTAAAGTCCACTGGATAGGAGTGGAAAGGGAAACAAAGGTGGCACTTAAAGCTCCTACTACAACGAGGCCTAAAATATTAAGGCTCCGGGTCACCCGCTCAATAGTCTGGGGAGTCAGAAATTCCGAATCTAAGACATTTACTCCCAGGCGATAACCGAGATTGACTCCGGTGGACATCATATACCAGGTCAGAGCAATCCAGGCGATGGTATAGATTACGGGTCCCAGGATATTGCCCTGTAAGGCCATGCTCATGGCAAAACTTAACAGAATGGCATTGACGGCGCTGGCCCAAAGGGAATCTCCGATAGCGGCGAAAGGCCCCATAAGACCACTCTTAATGGCATTAATAGTATCATCGGCTATTTCCTCGCCAGTAGCCTTCTGGCGTTCGATGGCTGCTATGGCGCCAATAATAGGACTGCCGATGGTCATCTCGGTATTGAAGAATACCATGTGTCTTTTCAGCGCCGCACCTAGTTCCTCTCTACCTGGATAAAGCTTTTTTAGAACGGGCAGCAGGCTCCACGCAAAGGCAATATGCTGCATGCGTTCCCAGTTCCAGGCTGAAGTATTGAAGAAAAGCCAGCGTAACGTAACTGCGCGGAGGTCCTTCTTCGTAATTTCAGGTACAGCTTTGGCCGGTTGTTCCTGCATTTTTATGCCTCCCTCTGGCTGGTTTCGCTGGTATAAATCAAATTAATCAGGGCCAGCGCCACCCCTGCTACTGATACAGGTAAAATAGGCAGTTCCAAAGCAGCCACGGCCAGGAAACCCAGGAGGAAAAAGGCCATATACCGGTTGTCTTTATTTAACATTTTGAGCAGGACGGCCATACCTAGGGCAGGAAGCATACCACCGATAACGGTTAAGGCTTTAGTTAGCCAGTCCGGAATGTAGGCTACCAGGTTATTGGCAATTGGTGCCCCGTAGTAAATAACCAGGAAGGCCGGTACAAAGCGCAGGATAAAAGCCAAAATCTGAGGGGCACCCATTAACATAAAAGTAAGGCCGGGAATATTAGCCTTTTCAGCATACCGATCGGCAGCGTGGGCGAAAAACACCCCCACCGTGGCAAAGAACTGCCAGGTAAAGGTACCTACCAGCCCCAGGGGTACAGCCAGGGT contains:
- a CDS encoding sodium:solute symporter family transporter — protein: MKFFILGLYFAALIVIGFYSLKKSRDVGGFFLGNRTVGPWISAFAYGTTYFSAVIFIGYAGKVGWGFGLSDLWIVIGNAFIGSFLAWKVLARPTREMTVRLNAMTMPEFLAARYESPALRTVGGLLIFIFLVPYSASVYMGLSYLFEQVFQIDFASALIIMAALTAVYLVLGGYIAVTLTDFIQGLIMIAGVFILIYYVIIAPPVGGLVTGISRLAAINPSLVSPLGPNWFALLSLVVLTSLGPWGLPQMVQKFYAIKDERSIRAATVVSTFFALIIATGAYFTGAFGRLFFNNQMPLLNGQPNPDLIMPQIIDQYLPAWVGLLLLMLVLAASMSTLASLVLVSSSAVAIDLVQGAAPQVPRRAVMALLRFLCVFFIGLSVYIALKPTIILVLMSLSWGTVSGAFLAPYLYGLYWPRTTKAGAWAGLLSGLIISLGLAFYYHLDGGIIPTIGSLAMLIPLGVVPVVSLVTPTFSREHLARVFGPGRVSTVTTKGLVSDDLGFGK
- a CDS encoding uroporphyrinogen decarboxylase family protein gives rise to the protein MNSRERVIKALKHEEPDRVPLALGGSAYNIHDHAYRRLLEYLDLPSDWPPFRQDGFKTGNYLDERVQAALGIDFRYVYQPTPDLVRLNGTRAVNGWGLTLEKVNGFSHAQPTLAGATIKDIENYPWPDPRDYRPAPGTGKRARAYQEAGLAVVARSVCSYGFLEQAGQLRGTEQFMVDMLLDEALARCLVDHIGNTIYGLMEVYLDEVGGYIDILELPGDDYGSQAGPIISPDLFKKYFQPWYMKLVDLVKSKSPGTYVLAHSDGFITPFIPSYIEAGIELLHPLQPGVGMDLAAVKQEFGKDIAFIGGIDIQQALPSGPEAAVEEVKKRLQELAPGGGYILAPANHIGPDVAPESIVAMYRTAAELGRY
- a CDS encoding PTS sugar transporter subunit IIA; translation: MVGILLLTHGKLGEAVLDVVTMLLGPQEQVRALALNPGDQIDAFREKARELATALDQGDGVLLLVDVAGGSPANIALEMVTSSNRAVVTGVNLPMLLELFIHRKGATLASLVDRVQDWSREGISTMKPEDMGSAAV
- the ptsP gene encoding phosphoenolpyruvate--protein phosphotransferase, which codes for MLKGIAAAPGIGIGPVYLIELKSREEETDNSQLLHGPEEIQAELARLEEAIGRAKRDLEELAARTRQEIGEAEAGIFNAHILMLTDPTFIASVKEKIKVEKKKAARAVEEIAEAIASSFAVLDDDLFRERAADIRDVAARLLDNLAVGSRRALELKAGSIVVARELTPSLTANFTRNTVAGIATEIGGPTSHTAIVARALGIPAVLGVQGLMNRVRDGELAIIDGSAGVVYLNPGSELLEEYKKKKAVLEAGRRDSKYAGPARTRDGRHIEVAANIRNAAEVKIALEHGAGGVGLFRTEFLFMNREEPPGEEEQLQAYKEVVAAFQGKPVVVRTLDVGGDKPLPYLNPGHEENPFLGLRGLRLCLTRQELFKTQLKALLRAASYGNLKIMFPMVTTLEEIRQAKKIMAEARMELEANGLTVSHVETGIMIEVPAAALMADVLAREVDFFSIGTNDLAQYTLAVDRGNERVAGMYDACHPAVLRLIDVTVKAAHRYGKWVGLCGELASEIQAAPLLVGLGLDEISMSPVFIPPMKEAVNKIAYHEARELVRRLLELPGPREVRAALSK
- a CDS encoding HPr family phosphocarrier protein, encoding MPEARVILKNPSGLHARPAAIFVQAANGFTADIILQRDGKEANGKSILAVMGLGAKCGTELVIRAEGEDADQALVTLVELVQAGLGEAS
- a CDS encoding PTS system mannose/fructose/sorbose family transporter subunit IID; this translates as MQEQPAKAVPEITKKDLRAVTLRWLFFNTSAWNWERMQHIAFAWSLLPVLKKLYPGREELGAALKRHMVFFNTEMTIGSPIIGAIAAIERQKATGEEIADDTINAIKSGLMGPFAAIGDSLWASAVNAILLSFAMSMALQGNILGPVIYTIAWIALTWYMMSTGVNLGYRLGVNVLDSEFLTPQTIERVTRSLNILGLVVVGALSATFVSLSTPIQWTLQQKATTLQSILDGMMPKFLPLLWVGLVWYLHQFRNWSIMKLLGFTIVVGFVGSLLKIF